One Nostoc sp. ATCC 53789 genomic window, CTCAACTTTAATACTGTCGTTGATTATTTGGTAGGCTTGCTTCCCAAAGATTAACTTTTGTTCGTGACAGTGAGGACACCACCAAGAAACATATTCTTTTGCCCCGATATACACCAAATGCTTCGCCAAGGCTAGTTCTGCCTTCCCTGAAGTGGTAGTGATTTCCCAACCGACTCCGGTCTGAGGTCGTTCTTTGGGCAGGAAGAAAATAATCGATGGGGACTTTTGGTTGTCTGTTTGTTGAGCAATATCTGTCAGTAGTGCAGAGCCAGAACTCGTACCAACACAAATAATGGAGAGCGTTAACAGTGCAAATAAAAAAGGGTGTTTGATAGCCATATTAAATATATACTTTGATTGAATAGTTGTCGAAGCTAACAATTGTATGTTTAAGATTGTAGTATTTTGTATAACTGATAATACGAAGCCAAGATATTATTCTTCATCTTCATCTTCATCTTCGTCATAATCGAAATTATCATCACCATGTTCTTCATACCACTTTCTTTCTTCCTCCAAAGCGATTTCTCTCTCGATGATTTTTCTTTCTAGAATTTCACTTTCTAGAATTTCACTTTCAAGCTTTTCTCTTTCAAATCTTTCTCTTTCTATTCTTTCTCTTCTCTGCCTTTCTTTCTCTTCTCTTTCTCTCTCAAGTTGAATTAATCGCTGCTCCACTCTCTCACAGTAAAAATCCAAGGCTTTACCAGTGGCTGCTCCGGTAATTGCACCACCAGCCAAAAATATTATTACAGTTTTCCAGCCTTGAATGGGATTACCGCTCCACTCCAAACTACCCTCATTGAGCCACACTAGTAGGAAGTAAACGAGAATTCCAATAACAGTATTGATCGGTGCAAAAACTCTCGGTGTCATCTGGGTTTGACGAAGTATCAGCCATTGCGCCAGGGTGAGAATCACACCAAAGATTGCCGCAGCAATTCCTGAGAGAATCAGATTACCTGGGAAACTAAACGGATCTACTGTAAATCTAATGATTAGCGTGATAATAATCGGGGCAGAGAGCAAAAAGCTCAGAAGTAAGCTAGCGCTAATCGCAAGAAACCAGTAGCGACCGAGATAACCCAGGCGAAATTCTAACAACGACTCTTGTACTCCAAACAAAGTCATCCAAAATGCAATACTCGCGGTCAAATAATCAAGCATTAGCCGTTGTTTTACCCGTGTGTTGAAGAGGGTATTTTCTAGAATACGCCCAAACAGTATTTTGTTGTTGTGGTGGCTCTGGTGTGGTGTTTTTTTTTTTGATAATTGCTCTATGAGATTTTTCAATGAGTTTTATATTTGGTAGTGCTTTAAGGCTGCAAAATATAAAAAGCAACGAAAAACCCCATCCTTCATACAGGTTGGGGGGATAGATAAAAAACATATATTCCATGATGACACAATTCAATATTTGTTCGACTGCTGTCAGCCTAGAGGTGGGGCAATGAACAAACCACCATCCAGACGCAAGAAAATTACCCCTGCGACATCTGAGGAACCAAAGCTAGCAACTGACCCTGCTCAGGAAAATACTTCTTTGCACGAAAATCCAGGGGGAGCAACTATCACGGTGACGGCTGTTGAAGTAACAGATTTGACCCAGGAAGAACAAAGCTTACGCCTGCATTTAGAACACCGTGTGGAGAGAGCATTTTTGGAGGCGGGTCAAGCGTTGATGGAGTTGCGGGACAGACGGCTGTACCGTTCCACGCACCGGACTTTTGAAGAATACTGCCGCGAACGCTTCAATTATAGTCGTGACGCGGCTTACTTGAAGATTTCGGCTACTGTGGTTTATGAGAATCTTCAAAAGTTTTTGCCGACCATTGGTCGGCAAATTCCAATGCCGACCAACGAACGACAATTGCGTTTTTTGGCGAAAGCCGAGTTGGAACCGGCTGTGCAAGCGGATGTATGGCGGCAGGCAGTGGAGCAAGCTGGCAATAAGATTCCATCCGGTCGCATAGTGAAAGATGTTGTAGATAGGATACGCGAAAGGACGAAAGTACCCAATCCTTACCACGTTGGGGAGATATGCGTTCTTCTACCCAAAGATAATGCAGACTTGAGAGGTAAAGCGGGTTATTGGGGCGTGGTCAGCCATGTTGGAGAATACAGTTGTACACTCCAGATATGGGACGGTGACTATACCGTAAAAATCGAACACCTGAAATCACTGGAATTACTTGATGAAGATTGCCAATTCATGCAGCAGTTATGTGTGAGGTTACGGCAGTTGCATCAAGTGGACAGGCGTGACGAGGCTGTGGATTGGCTGTTGCAGTGGTTGGGGAAACAGGCCAAACCTTATCTGTCATCCTTGCAGTCAAAGCTGCTGGCGTTTGTTGAGAGAGAGTACAACCTGGTTTGGAAGCAGCAGAAGTGATGAGATAGCTAGTAAACAATAGGTTAATCCAACAAATACACAATGCAACAATTAACTCATTGCATGAAAGCGGTAAGCGATCGCGGAGGGTCTGGTAGAGTTGCCATGCTGGAAGGCTTATCGGTTCAAGAAGAAATCTGAGTAGGTCATGGGGAGTGTCCTTTTATAGCCGCCATAACCGGACAGTTACCATTTTTCCCTCATGACATAGCACTAAATCTTACCAGCACTTCAAATTAAAGGTAAAGCAGTGCTAGTCATCAGTCACGATGATAAATATTTCCATTTAGCATCTCGCATTGTAAGGCTGGATTACGGACATCTTAAGTATGAGTCATGAAAATTATGTATTCCAAACCCGACAACTTACTGCATCCACTGTACCCAATCAGGCGCAGATGTCATCAATTGACTAAACTTATCAGTGTAAGTATCGTCAAACTCTAGCATCACTCCCCATCGCTCATCACTCGTGAATCGGAAAATTGGAACTGAAGCCGATGCAGAGGAACATAACCGCCACAAAGCTGAAGTAAGCGCAGCAGATGATTAGCTCTACGATCCAGCCCTCTCAATATTGACAAATAGTACACTATGTGAGTTTTCTAAGAAGGTAAGACTAAAACTGCACTTAAGCGCTTATGTTATCTCCCCTATTTGATGCTTTTGTAGAGGCAAGCCCCGTCAGTGTAATGATGCGAGTCCTAATGGAAAACATTTTTAATTCCTCGCGAATGAATCAAATATTTGATACATCAAGCGTTCGCCAATACTCTCAAGAGCTACTGTTTTCGACTCAGGTGGATTTGATGAGTCTAGTAGTGTGTGGGATGTATCCCTCGGTTCATGCAGCCTATCAGAAGAAGGCAGTGGAGGTAAGTGTCAGCGCCACAGCGTTATACAACAAACTGCAACGGATTGAACTGCCTGTAAGTCGGGCATTAGTGCATGAGACAGCATCTGACCTCCAGCAGTTGCTGTTGATGTTGAATGTGGAACGCCCCAGTCCTCTAGGAAAACAATATCGGTTGCGGATTGTAGATGGCAGTTGTTTAGCCGGAACCGAACGCAGACTAGCAGCGCTGCGCCCCCATGCAGCCAAACCATTACCCGGAAAAACAATCGCCATTCTCGACCCAGGGACAAAACTGGTGGTTGATGTGATTCCTTGTGAAGACGGTCATTCCCAAGAACGCTCCAAGTTTCATCAGGTTTTGGCACAAGTGCAACCCCAACAGGTATGGATTGCAGACCGTAACTTTTGTACCGCAGGATTTCTCCATACTATTGCCAAACTTGGAGCGTTTTTTGTGATTCGTCAACACGGGGGTTTAGGATACGAGCCTTTTGGTGAGTTACAAGCTGTTGGGTTGTGCCAAACAGGAACTGTGTTTGAACAACAGGTGGAAATTGTCCATGAGGGAGGGACTTTTCGGTGTCGCCGTATCGTAGTTAAGTTGACTCGTCCCACCCGTGACCAAGAGTGGGAAATTGCCATTTTTACCAACTTACCACCCACTGACGCAGACGGCATTCTGGTGGCACAACTCTATCAAGGGCGGTGGAGTGTGGAAACTTTATTCCAAACTGTGACCCAAAACTTTCATGGAGAAATTGAAACCCTAGCTTATCCTAAAGCTGCCTTATTCTCCTACTGCATGGCACTGTCAGCCTACAACCTTTTAGCGACACTTAAAGCAGTTCTTGGCAGTGTACATGGGGTAGACAAAATCGATATTGGGCTATCCGATTTTTACCTAGTAGATGATATCCATTCCATCTATCGGGGCATGATGATTGCTATTCCTCCGGTTCATTGGCAATTCTTTGAGGAGTTTACCAACATTCAGATGGTAGACGTTCTCCAGCATCTAGCAACCAAAGTACATCTCAAATCTTTTCGCAAACACCCCAGAAGTCCCAAAAAGAAACGACCACCACTCTCTGTTGATGGCAAACATTCCCACTGTTCCACTACTCGAAAGCTCAAGCAATACAAAGCAGCTCTTGATGCTATCCCGTGAAGCAATTTCATAAAATATGTTATTTGTCAATATTGAGAGGGCTGGCTCTACGATCCTAACGTGGCAAAACTTACTAGAGAAGAGTAAAAATCCTGTAATCTTGACCTTGTAGCGAAATAATGGTGCGAAAACTTGGCATGAAATTGTCTAAAACCAGAGGCAACATCGTTTGAAGTACTCGATTGTGTTCAAAAAAAATGCCCTTCGTGCGGTCAAGCAATGTGGAATGAATACAATAATCCTCGACATATAAGAACGTTAAACGGGGTAGTAGAACTACAACTAAAAATTCGTCGATGTCAAAATAATTCATGTCTGCGGTACAAAAAAGCATATCGACCAGAGCAAGAAGGGTCACTCGCTCTACCACAAAACGAATTTGGTTTGGATGTGATTTTATAAGGAGCATTACGCTACCAGGAACATAGAAGTGTTCCCCAAATACACGCTCACCTCGAATTAAAAGGTATATGTATAAGTCAACGAACGGTCACGCACCTAATTGACAGATATGACGAGTTACTTTCTTTATGGCTAAAAGACCATAAAAGGTTAAAAGCAATAGTGGCTAATCAAGGACGGGTTATATTAGCGATCGATGGAATGCAGCCAGAAATTGGACATGAGGTATTATGTATGCTTTGAATCATAATGTGAGAAAAATTTTGATCCATAAATTAGAAAAAAGTTAACGAAAATTCAGGCTTTCGTGCTAATCAAAAATTAAAACTTTGAATCAAATTATGAGTGAGAGTTGAAATTCTGAATCATAACTAGAGAATGAGTTGAAAAAACACAATTGGACAAAACTTGCACAAAAAATCCCTGACAAAATTTCTCTAACTTAAACTTTCAATTCAGAATATGGTTCAAATACCAATGTTATGGTTCAAAACTTTTACACAAGCTGTTAGGGTAGCATTACTTAGTATTGCTCATGGTTTATGTCATTATCATTACCTGAAGGAAGCAATTAAACCCATATATGAGGCGGATCGACATGCAAAAAAGGAATAAAAAAAAAGGTTAGAGGATTACGAGACATTGAATGTAG contains:
- a CDS encoding thioredoxin family protein, giving the protein MAIKHPFLFALLTLSIICVGTSSGSALLTDIAQQTDNQKSPSIIFFLPKERPQTGVGWEITTTSGKAELALAKHLVYIGAKEYVSWWCPHCHEQKLIFGKQAYQIINDSIKVECDKRGINPHPDLCNAAKVPGVPTWVINGHQYTGVQNFKDLAKASGYKGDMNFRYIQSE
- a CDS encoding transposase, whose translation is MNQIFDTSSVRQYSQELLFSTQVDLMSLVVCGMYPSVHAAYQKKAVEVSVSATALYNKLQRIELPVSRALVHETASDLQQLLLMLNVERPSPLGKQYRLRIVDGSCLAGTERRLAALRPHAAKPLPGKTIAILDPGTKLVVDVIPCEDGHSQERSKFHQVLAQVQPQQVWIADRNFCTAGFLHTIAKLGAFFVIRQHGGLGYEPFGELQAVGLCQTGTVFEQQVEIVHEGGTFRCRRIVVKLTRPTRDQEWEIAIFTNLPPTDADGILVAQLYQGRWSVETLFQTVTQNFHGEIETLAYPKAALFSYCMALSAYNLLATLKAVLGSVHGVDKIDIGLSDFYLVDDIHSIYRGMMIAIPPVHWQFFEEFTNIQMVDVLQHLATKVHLKSFRKHPRSPKKKRPPLSVDGKHSHCSTTRKLKQYKAALDAIP